GAAACACCATCCGACAAATATAGAGATCAAATGCCAAAAGACGCGCTCCAGAGAGCTCAATCGCTATTATGCACGAAAAGCGCTTGTCGAAAGAATCAAAGAGCTCACACAACAAGAGCTCTCAGAAAAACAAAAGCTTATTTTTAAAATTCGCAAGCAAAAGAAAAAACGCTCAAAAAAAGCCAAAGAAAAAATAAAAACAGAAAAACAAGCGCGCGCTAAAACAAAAAAACAACGGCAAAAACCCGATATTTTGGATTAATTACCAAAAAACCAGTTCCACGTTTGAGATAAGTTGTTCATCCAGCGGTTATAAGTGCGATCATGTAAAAAACAAAATTTTTCACCCTCTTCAGCGACAACCATTAAATAGGTCGGACCATCTAATGTATGATCATAGGAATAATTTTGCGCATCTGGATGCGGTTCTAAAATAATAATCTCATCATGCATATCATTTGAATTGGCAACCTTTCTAGCTTCTGGATTAATTAAAAGGATGGGATAATCTTTTGCACTCACGTAATTGAGCACAG
This sequence is a window from Chlamydiota bacterium. Protein-coding genes within it:
- the prfA_2 gene encoding Peptide chain release factor 1 → MTPKETKLKLEMRKLKILEKDLEEKFILGSGKGGQKVNKTASCVYLKHHPTNIEIKCQKTRSRELNRYYARKALVERIKELTQQELSEKQKLIFKIRKQKKKRSKKAKEKIKTEKQARAKTKKQRQKPDILD